A single region of the Thunnus maccoyii chromosome 10, fThuMac1.1, whole genome shotgun sequence genome encodes:
- the brd9 gene encoding bromodomain-containing protein 9 isoform X2, which produces MGKKHKKHKPEWRTVDDYEDKALEKPLKLVLKVGGSEVTELSGSGHDSSYYDDRSDHERERHKEKKKKKKKKSEKDKDKYVDDEERRRRKEEKRKKREREQNESEATAAATAASSGVPVEPFTLSKTISITVEPEEKKKKKERFEIEPEVEEFHPNVKVEIEQQGDRPVRACRTQQENESTPRQQLLEHFLRQLQRKDPHGFFSFPVTDAIAPGYSTIIKHPMDFSTMKDKIRDNEYNTVTEFKADFKLMCDNAMVYNRPETVYYKAAKKLLHTGFKMMSKERLLALKRSMSFMQDMDFTQQAAILGDEDLAADIPPPEIIPIPVESAKKSKKQPVKDMKEVISYLFEPEGNACSLTDSTAEEHVLALVEHSADEARDRINRYMPSSKMGYLRKESDSSLLYTVVNQLDPDAEEEETHKVDLSSLSNKLLPGLTTLGFKDDRRHKVTFLSSAYNIQSLQKNSVFPDLLSDEMDMLYSAYGDDTGVQCALSIQEFVKGCGSVTKRWVDGLLDKMTAGDHTKAANQIRQKRNMILKPDETKSNICDIPMTDGTGLGESGSVLDFMSMKNYPDMSLDISMLNSLGKTVKKEPGNEEGQQHFDDADKLLQEFQEAQVDRVGSRPSSNLSSLSNASERDQHHLGSPSQLGVGDQSEMAHDPYEFLQSPEPENTANS; this is translated from the exons atggggaagaaacacaagaaacatAAGCCGGAGTGGAGAACAGTTGATG ACTACGAGGACAAGGCACTGGAGAAGCCCCTGAAGCTTGTGCTCAAAGTTGGAGGAAGTGAAGTGACAGAGCTCTCTGGTTCAGGCCATGACTCCAGCTACTACGATGACAGATCAGACCATGAACGAGAACGccacaaagagaagaagaagaagaagaagaaaaagtctgaaaaggATAAAGACAAGTATGTGGATGATGAGGAGAGAAGGCGGCGAAAG gaggaaaagagaaagaagagagaaagagagcagaatGAATCAGAAGCAACAGCAGCTGCTACTGCTGCCAGTAGTGGTGTGCCTGTTGAACCTTTCACATTGTCAAAAACTATAAGTATCACAGTAGAG ccggaagaaaagaaaaagaagaaagagaggttTGAGATAGAGCCTGAAGTAGAGGAGTTTCACCCCAATGTGAAGGTGGAGATAGAGCAGCAAGGAGACAGGCCGGTTCGAGCATGCCGGACACAACAAG AGAATGAATCCACTCCTCGTCAACAATTGCTGGAGCACTTCTTGCGCCAGCTGCAGAG GAAAGACCCCCATGGATTCTTCTCATTTCCAGTAACAGATGCAATCGCTCCTGGCTACTCAACGATCATCAAACATCCTATGGACTTTAGCACCATGAAAGACAAGATTAGAGACAATGAGTACAACACAGTTACAGAATTCAAG GCGGATTTCAAATTGATGTGTGACAATGCCATGGTGTACAACCGACCAGAGACGGTATATTACAAGGCTGCTAAGAAACTGCTCCATACAGGATTTAAGATGATGAGCAAG GAGCGTCTTTTGGCTCTGAAGCGCAGCATGTCTTTCATGCAGGATATGGATTTCACCCAGCAGGCAGCCATTTTGGGAGATGAAGATCTTGCAGCTGATATACCTCCTCCAGAGATAATCCCTATCCCAGTGGAATCAGCAAAGAAGTCGAAGAAACAACCAGTCAAAGACATGAAGGAGGTCATCAG TTACCTGTTTGAGCCAGAGGGAAACGCTTGCAGCTTGACTGACAGCACAGCAGAGGAGCACGTTCTGGCTCTGGTTGAACATTCTGCAGATGAAGCGCGGGATCGCATCAACAGATACATGCCAAGCTCCAAG ATGGGCTACTTACGTAAAGAGTCAGACAGCTCTCTTCTATATACTGTTGTGAATCAACTTGATCCTGATGCAGAAG AAGAGGAGACCCATAAAGTGGACCTGAGTTCTCTGTCTAATAAGCTTCTGCCTGGATTAACAACTTTAGGTTTCAAAGATGACAGGAGACACAAGG TGACGTTCTTGAGCAGTGCCTACAACATTCAGAGCCTTCAGAAGAACTCCGTCTTTCCAGACCTGCTATCTGATGAGATGGACATGCTCTATTCAGCCTATGGAGATGACACAGGGGTACAATGTGCTCTGAG CATACAGGAGTTTGTCAAGGGCTGTGGAAGTGTCACCAAGCGCTGGGTCGATGGGCTTCTGGACAAGATGACTGCAGGCGATCACACTAAAGCTGCCAATCAGATCCGACAG aaaagaaATATGATCCTGAAACCTGATGAAACCAAGAGCAACATCTGTGACATACCG ATGACAGATGGCACTGGCCTAGGAGAGAGCGGTTCAGTGCTGGACTTCATGTCAATGAAGAACTATCCTGATATGTCTCTGGATATATCCATGCTGAACTCATTAG GTAAAACGGTGAAGAAAGAACCGGGGAACGAGGAGGGCCAACAGCATTTTGACGATGCAGACAAACTCCTGCAGGAGTTTCAGGAGGCTCAGGTCGACAGAGTCGGCTCCAGACCTTCGTCCAACCTGTCGTCCCTCTCCAACGCTTCAGAGAGGGATCAGCACCACTTAG GGAGCCCATCACAGCTGGGTGTTGGAGACCAGTCTGAGATGGCTCATGATCCCTATGAGTTCCTGCAATCTCCGGAGCCAGAGAACACAGCCAACAGCTGA